The Burkholderiales bacterium genomic interval CAAACATTCGGTGGCAACGCCGGTGAACTGGAGGCCGGGTCAAGACGTCATCATCCCCACCTCGGTTTCCGATGAAGAGGCAAAAAAGAAATACCCGCAGGGATTTAAAACCCTGAAGCCGTATCTGCGTACCGTGGCACAGCCGAAGTAAGTTGTCAGCATACGGTATTAACAGCGGGGCGCGGTTGGGGCCCCGTTTTGCGTCGGCAAGGAGTTCCAGAAGCATTCCTCAGCAAACGCGAATCCGAGCGGGTTGGCCGCGCCGGAATTAGAAATGGCTTACAGGCGCGCGGACCGCCTAGAGAACCCCGAATCCTTTCTTAATCGCAAACGATGTCCAAGTCGCGAAAATCAGGAAAACGCCTATGTTCGAACAGCATCGGCATAGTTTCGCATTTAGCCGAGGCCCAAGGGCAATGAACTTGGCAAAAGAATCCGTTGAGGTTGACCTAGGTCAAAGAATTGAGATAAGTAGGTGATATATTTGGAGTTTTCATGGCCGTATGAGGGCGTTCCAGATAAAGAATTTCAAAGCGGTAATGGACTTTATTCACGGGCGTGCTATTGGTTCGCTACAATTCGATGCGGTTGCAGTACCGAATCCGACGCGGAATTTTTTTACCAATAGCTGCTCCAATCATCGGCTATGTGGAGATTTACAACTACATTTTTGACAGGGCTCGCCGTAGCAATGGCTCCCATCTTCGTGGACGGCCAATCTACACCAGAATCTGCGCAGCGGGACATTGAAATGGAGAAGCTGGCGGAAGAAAGCGGTTGCAACCTCTGCCATTCACTTCAGCATCGAAATTACGGGTGGAGCGAAGTATTGCCGATTGGCCCTTCCTGGGAGGATGTGGCAAGAAAATACAAGGGCCAAAAGGGAACCGTTGACCGTCTGGTCGCGATCGTGCGCCAAGGCTCAGGTACCGATTCTTCGGCTCAGCACTGGAAGGGCAAAGCTAGCGGGGTAGCTATGCCACCAAATGCTGTTGAAATCAGTAAACCGGACGCTGAGAAGCTGGTGCGTTGGATCTTATCGTTGGACAAAACCGCACGCCAGTAAAGATTGGAATCGATAGCCCGGCCTGTTGCAATACAGTGCCGACTAGAGCACGCGCTCAAAAAGGCTATACCTGACCGTTGACTGGAAGACAGGAGTTTTAGCGTGAAAGGAATCTTCAGGCTCGCATTCAAGCTTTTAGTAAACGATACCGCCAAATTTACCGCGCTGCTTGTCGGGATAACCTTCGCGGTATTTCTAATGATTCAGATGACATCGATTTTTGCTGGCGTCCTGGGCAAGTCATCTGCGAACGTAACGAATATTGGATCGTCGATCTGGGTGATGGACCCGGCCGTGAATACCGTAGCAAACACTATCCCCATGCCGGATTACGTACTGGACGCAATACGGAGCATAAACGGGGTCAAATATGCTGTGCCGTTGTATTCCGGAGCCGCGCTTGCCAAGCTTCGAAGCGGTACCTATCAATCGGTAAGTGTGCTTGGATTAGACGATACCAGCCTGGTGGGCAGACCCAAGCTCCTCGAGGGAAATATCGACGACATCTTTGCTGAAAACGCTTTCATTGTGGTAAAGGATACTGAATTTCAAAAATTCGAAAGCCCGACGGTAGGATATGAGTTTGAGATCAACGACCACCGCGGGATTGTGGTCGGCATTGCCAAGCTCGCTTCTGCCGGATTATTCGGAATTCCGACGCTCTACACCACTTACAACCGGGCACTTCAATACTTGCCAAACAGTAGATTTACCCTTTCTTATGTTCTCGTCGAACCGAAGAGCATTGGCGATGTGCAACATATCAAGCAGCAGATAAAAGCACTCGGCTATTTGGCCCTTACCAAGAAGGAGTTTATCCAACGAATTTCAGATTTTTATATATACCAGACTAGCCTTGGAACAAATATACTGCTGATGACCATAATCAGCTTTATCGTGGGTCTATCCATATCGGGGCAAACTTTTTACACGTTTGTCCTGGAGAACCTTGAAAAATTCGGAGCCTTAAAAGCGATAGGCACTAAGCGATACGAGCTTGTGTGCATGATTCTTTTTCAAGCAGGTTTTACGGCGCTCATAGGTTACGGTTTGGGAATCGGGCTGTGCACAGCCCTGATAGCATTCGCGAAGTTGAGGCTTCCCAGTTATGCAGCCATTGTGACCTTCGCGAACATTGGGCTCGCATTTGTCATGGTTCTGATAATTGCCGGTATCTCAAGCTACATCGGCATCAGAAAGGTGCTCAAAATAGAACCCTTTGACATATTCAGAGGCTAGTTATGCCAAATACGGCAATCAAAGCGAACCAGTTGGCAAAATGGTTTGGAGAAGGCGCGGCAAAGACTCAGGCCGTCAAGGATGTGAGTTTTGAGGCTTATTTTGGCGAGATGCTTTACATTGTGGGTCCATCGGGAAGCGGCAAGACAACTCTGCTAAGCATGATTTCAGGCATACTCCGCCCTAACTCGGGCACGGTAATTGTTGAAGATAAAGACATTTGGAATTTGCCCGAAGACGAGATTGCCGATTTTAGACTGAACACAATTGGTTTTGTGTTCCAGGATTACCACCTCTTTCCGCGGCTGACCACAGTTGAAAATGTCGCAATCCCGCTTATTTTGAAAAAGCGCGACTGGGACGAATCAATGCACGAGGCGGCAAAATGTCTTGAGATAGTCGGACTCAAAGAACGCGCGGATCTCCATCCAGTCAAACTGAGTGGCGGCGAGCAGCAGCGGGTCGCGATTGCGCGCGCTATTGTTAGCCGCCCTGATATTTTGATATTTGACGAACCGACCGCTTCGCTGGATGGCGACACAGGGAGGGCGATTATCGAATTTGTAAAGACAAATATTCTCAGTGAGAACCGTTGTATTTTGATCGTGACACACGATGCCAGAATTTTCGAATTCGCGAATGAAATAATGAAGATGGAAGATGGACGGATAGTCGGAGTCGAAAAGGTACACTAGGTGAGAAACAAGCTGCTACTCTTGCTATGCGCTGTCGGCATCTTGGCTGGACTGCTAAGCGCGTATATTTCCAGTGCTCCAAAAATTCCGCTGTCGCCCGCGTTTAATCCGGCTTCAAATCCCTACGAAAAAGGGATCTACGCCAACGGCATCATTGAGAGCTATCAGACAAACGGCGAGAACATCAACATCTACCCCGAGGTATCCGCCCCAATCACACAGATCCTGGTCAGCGAGGGGGATACTGTGCACCAAGGCGCTCCGCTGCTCACGATGGATGACTCGGTTCAGAGGGCAACCGCCGAGCAGCAGAAGTCTCAGGCGGAGGCAGCATTGGCCCTTCTGAAAGAACTGAAGGCCCAGCCCAGAAAAGAAACCTTGCAGGTGTCTGAAGCGCAAGTTGTGTTGGCGAGGGCTAATTTGAAAACCGCAAAGGACCAACTGGATAAACAGAGGGAGTCTTACGAACTGGAACCCAAATCGGTAAGCAAGGACACGCTGGATAATGCAATCAATGCCGTCGAAGTAGCAAAGGCTAACCTGGAAGTCGCCGAGAAACAACTCGAACTCACAAAAGCCGGAGCGTGGATATACGACATCGAAAATCAGGAAAAACAGTACAACGCGCTGTCCAAAGCATACTTGGCATCAAGTGCTCTGCTGGCGAAGTACACCATACGTGCGCCGATGGATGGGGTCGTTCTCGCAATTAAGGCGGCAGTAGGAAGCTACGTATCACCGCAGGGAGCCTATGGCACTTACACCGAAGATTTCAACCCGGTGGTCGTCATGGGAAGTGCGCAGGCCTACCTCGAGGTTAGATGCTACATCGACGAGATATTGGTACACCGACTGCCTCAAGGCGCAGAAATGAAAGCAACGATGTTGATCCGAGGCACCAACATCAGCATTCCCTTGGAGTACCTGCGCGCACAGCCCTATGTATCGCCCAAAATTGAATTGTCGAACCAGAGGCAAGAGCGGGTGGATGTAAGAGTGCTGCCTTTGATCTTCAGGTTCAAGAAACCGGATAACGTCAACCTTTACCCAGGACAACTGGTGGATGTGTATGTCGCGGAGAAATAGGAGGACAAATTGAAGATATTCGACGGCAAACAATCAGCTTATGCGGCGACGTCGCGGAGACCCGTGCGCTTACCCATTCAAAAATTTCAGCGCGTGCTCGCCGGCGGACGGGCTTTGCGCGTAGTGCGGGGCTTGTGCCTGGCGTCACTCTGCTCTGTCGTAGGTTGCGCGGTCGGACCGGATTTCGTTCCTCCGAGCAAGCCATCGGTTGGGCAGTATACGCATGGCAAAGAGCCAAGCGCGACGTTAAACGCGGACGGTCAAGCCCAGCACTTCGAACCGGGCGCGGAGGTGGTCGGCGACTGGTGGCGACTGTTCAACTCCGACAAACTGGATAGCGTAGTCAAAGAAGCTGTTACTCAAAATCAGAATATTCAATCGGCGCAGGCAAGCTTGCGCCAGAGTCGAGCACAATTGCAGGCCGGTTACGGAGTTTTCTATCCTCAAATTGACGCCGGATTTAGCGCGTCACGTCAAAGGTCGTCGCCGGCCCGCGTTAGCGGAAACGTCGAGAGCAGCGTATTTAATTTATTCACACTTTCAGCGGTGGTTAGCTATACCCTCGATGTGTTCGGGGGAGAACGCCGTAACATCGAAAACCTGCAGGCCTTAGTCGAATATCAACGCTATACATTATTGGCAACCTATCTCACGCTCACGGGCAACATTGTTAACGCGACCATCGCCCAGGCTGCGTATGCTGCAGAAATTGAAGCTACGCAACAACTTGTTGACTCTCTTAAGGAGGAGATAAAGATTACCGAGGCCCAAGCGCAAGCAGGAACGATACCTTATTCGAACCTGCTTAGTTTGCAGTCTCAATCGGCCGCCATCGAGGCGACTCTTCCGCCGATTAGACAAAAACTTAACCAGACTGAGCATTTGCTCGCGACACTTGCAGGTCGCGCGCCTGCGGATTGGCAGCCCCAGAAAATTAGTTTGGAGGAGATCGCGCTTCCCGAGAATCTACCGCTTACCTTGCCCTCGGAGGTTGTTGGTCAACGCCCGGATATTCTCGAGGCGGAAGCCTTGTTACATAGCAGCAGTGCCCAAATCGGGATTGCCACCGCTGCTCTATTTCCCAGTTTTACAATAAATGCAGGTTATGGTCTCAACAATACTTCGGCGGGTAATCTGTTCGGTAGTAACAGCAGCTTCTGGAGTATAGGTGGGGGCGTTGTGGCACCATTGTTTCACGGCGGGACCCTGCTCTCCCAACGCCAAGCCGCAATTGAAGGATACCAGCAATCGCTAAGCAACTATCGGCAGACGGTTCTTGGCGGCCTCGAGCAGGTTGCTGATACGCTACGTGCCTTGGAACATGACGCCGAAACATTGCAGGCCGAGTCGAATGCGCTTACTACCGCAGAGGAAGCGCTTAGCCTGATACGGACAAATTACCGGGCCGGCACGGTGAGTTACCTCCAAGTTCTAATCGCAACCACTCAGTTCCATCAGGCGCAGATAGGTTATCTGCAAGCAAAGGCTCAACGCTTGCAGGATACCGTTGCACTTTACGTTGCCCTCGGCGGCGGGTGGTGGAACGGCGGTAATCTGGTGCCCGCAAATGCGGCCGCAGGATAATGGTTGAAACGTATCTCCCGCCGTCGGCTGGTCGCGTTATTGCTTCTCCAAGGAAACGTGGGTCGTGATCTCCCGCAGACAGCCAACGGCCCGAAGCCGAACACAGGCACAACGCTCAACCTCGGAGCCCGGAAAATATTAGAGCTTTGCGAGCTGGTCCGGAGTATCTATGTCGATCAGGATGCCGGGATCGTGCGTATCAATGCGTACAAGTTCGCGCGAGTCACGCGCGAGAAGCGTTCTTGCGCCTTGATCGCCGTCCAGCTGCAGCAAATCATCGAGGTATTTCTTACCAAATGCAACCGGATGTCCGCGCCGGCCCGCAAAATAAGGCGCTGCAAGTGCAGTTCCAGACGCTATGGCTTGGGCAAGCGCCATGATCGTCTGACGCTGAACCTGTGGCATGTCAGCGAGCGCCACGATCCAACCGTCCGCGTCTCGTGCTATGCTGACACCGAAAGCCAGGCTTGCCCCCATTCCGCGCCAGGCTTCGGCGCATGCTACAGTGTCAAGCCCTTCCTGGATCAGCAATTTGCTTAGCTCCGCTTCGCCCGGACGCACCACCGCGACCACGTGATTCAAGGCGCCCTTGAGGTTGCGCGCCGCCGCAGTAACTACGGGTAATCCATCAGGAAGCTTTGCAAGCAACTTCTTGCCGCCGAAACGGCGCGCTCCTCCTGCGGCGAGCAGGACTCCGCAGATCAC includes:
- a CDS encoding peroxiredoxin, whose translation is KHSVATPVNWRPGQDVIIPTSVSDEEAKKKYPQGFKTLKPYLRTVAQPK
- a CDS encoding cytochrome C552, whose translation is MAPIFVDGQSTPESAQRDIEMEKLAEESGCNLCHSLQHRNYGWSEVLPIGPSWEDVARKYKGQKGTVDRLVAIVRQGSGTDSSAQHWKGKASGVAMPPNAVEISKPDAEKLVRWILSLDKTARQ
- a CDS encoding ABC transporter permease produces the protein MKGIFRLAFKLLVNDTAKFTALLVGITFAVFLMIQMTSIFAGVLGKSSANVTNIGSSIWVMDPAVNTVANTIPMPDYVLDAIRSINGVKYAVPLYSGAALAKLRSGTYQSVSVLGLDDTSLVGRPKLLEGNIDDIFAENAFIVVKDTEFQKFESPTVGYEFEINDHRGIVVGIAKLASAGLFGIPTLYTTYNRALQYLPNSRFTLSYVLVEPKSIGDVQHIKQQIKALGYLALTKKEFIQRISDFYIYQTSLGTNILLMTIISFIVGLSISGQTFYTFVLENLEKFGALKAIGTKRYELVCMILFQAGFTALIGYGLGIGLCTALIAFAKLRLPSYAAIVTFANIGLAFVMVLIIAGISSYIGIRKVLKIEPFDIFRG
- a CDS encoding ABC transporter ATP-binding protein, which translates into the protein MPNTAIKANQLAKWFGEGAAKTQAVKDVSFEAYFGEMLYIVGPSGSGKTTLLSMISGILRPNSGTVIVEDKDIWNLPEDEIADFRLNTIGFVFQDYHLFPRLTTVENVAIPLILKKRDWDESMHEAAKCLEIVGLKERADLHPVKLSGGEQQRVAIARAIVSRPDILIFDEPTASLDGDTGRAIIEFVKTNILSENRCILIVTHDARIFEFANEIMKMEDGRIVGVEKVH
- a CDS encoding biotin/lipoyl-binding protein, encoding MRNKLLLLLCAVGILAGLLSAYISSAPKIPLSPAFNPASNPYEKGIYANGIIESYQTNGENINIYPEVSAPITQILVSEGDTVHQGAPLLTMDDSVQRATAEQQKSQAEAALALLKELKAQPRKETLQVSEAQVVLARANLKTAKDQLDKQRESYELEPKSVSKDTLDNAINAVEVAKANLEVAEKQLELTKAGAWIYDIENQEKQYNALSKAYLASSALLAKYTIRAPMDGVVLAIKAAVGSYVSPQGAYGTYTEDFNPVVVMGSAQAYLEVRCYIDEILVHRLPQGAEMKATMLIRGTNISIPLEYLRAQPYVSPKIELSNQRQERVDVRVLPLIFRFKKPDNVNLYPGQLVDVYVAEK
- a CDS encoding efflux transporter outer membrane subunit, whose product is MKIFDGKQSAYAATSRRPVRLPIQKFQRVLAGGRALRVVRGLCLASLCSVVGCAVGPDFVPPSKPSVGQYTHGKEPSATLNADGQAQHFEPGAEVVGDWWRLFNSDKLDSVVKEAVTQNQNIQSAQASLRQSRAQLQAGYGVFYPQIDAGFSASRQRSSPARVSGNVESSVFNLFTLSAVVSYTLDVFGGERRNIENLQALVEYQRYTLLATYLTLTGNIVNATIAQAAYAAEIEATQQLVDSLKEEIKITEAQAQAGTIPYSNLLSLQSQSAAIEATLPPIRQKLNQTEHLLATLAGRAPADWQPQKISLEEIALPENLPLTLPSEVVGQRPDILEAEALLHSSSAQIGIATAALFPSFTINAGYGLNNTSAGNLFGSNSSFWSIGGGVVAPLFHGGTLLSQRQAAIEGYQQSLSNYRQTVLGGLEQVADTLRALEHDAETLQAESNALTTAEEALSLIRTNYRAGTVSYLQVLIATTQFHQAQIGYLQAKAQRLQDTVALYVALGGGWWNGGNLVPANAAAG
- a CDS encoding nucleotidyltransferase family protein, giving the protein MRRLDRIVICGVLLAAGGARRFGGKKLLAKLPDGLPVVTAAARNLKGALNHVVAVVRPGEAELSKLLIQEGLDTVACAEAWRGMGASLAFGVSIARDADGWIVALADMPQVQRQTIMALAQAIASGTALAAPYFAGRRGHPVAFGKKYLDDLLQLDGDQGARTLLARDSRELVRIDTHDPGILIDIDTPDQLAKL